The Thioalkalivibrio thiocyanodenitrificans ARhD 1 genome window below encodes:
- a CDS encoding TetR/AcrR family transcriptional regulator, giving the protein MPESTETNAPETPPGQAVSRILRAALDLFSSQGFDAVSMNAVANAAGVSKANIFHHFRSKHELYIAALREACRESRDELEALNLEDGSIGEQLADFAVKHLASMLDNARDTRLILREVLENAPGRAEELARDVFHDGFDRLVETVRLGQRRGELDRDLPPAFIAVMMLAANVFFAQSQDVLRHLPGVDFADDPKRYSRMYMQVLLRGAGRAAT; this is encoded by the coding sequence ATGCCTGAGAGCACCGAGACCAACGCCCCCGAGACACCTCCCGGCCAGGCGGTATCACGCATACTTCGGGCCGCCCTGGACCTGTTCTCCAGCCAGGGATTCGATGCGGTCTCCATGAACGCCGTGGCGAACGCCGCGGGCGTCAGCAAGGCCAACATTTTCCACCACTTTCGCAGCAAGCATGAGCTCTACATCGCGGCCCTGCGAGAGGCCTGCCGGGAGTCCCGGGACGAGCTGGAGGCGCTGAACCTGGAGGATGGCTCCATCGGCGAGCAACTCGCCGATTTCGCCGTGAAGCACCTGGCGTCCATGCTGGACAACGCGCGGGATACCCGCCTGATTCTGCGCGAGGTGCTGGAAAACGCGCCGGGGCGGGCCGAGGAGCTGGCCCGGGACGTCTTCCACGACGGCTTCGATCGCCTGGTGGAAACCGTCCGCCTGGGCCAGCGGCGCGGTGAACTTGACCGCGACCTGCCGCCGGCCTTCATCGCGGTCATGATGCTCGCGGCCAACGTGTTCTTCGCGCAATCCCAGGATGTGCTGCGCCACCTGCCCGGCGTGGACTTTGCCGATGACCCGAAACGTTACAGCCGGATGTACATGCAGGTGCTGCTCCGTGGCGCGGGGCGGGCCGCCACATAG